One region of Haloterrigena salifodinae genomic DNA includes:
- a CDS encoding cation:proton antiporter — translation MTAVLEILVRVCGLLALALGIRIVVDAWLEVPYSVLLILVGMVISLLRVDVGIQLSSDVIMGLVLPTILFNGVVELDRTVLRENLTVPLVLVGLGIPLAVVLLGSIIDVAFELSIGVSLLLAAILVPTDPVAIISLFEELDAPERLIVVIDSESLFNDGVAIVLVNLLLALVAGQSGPMSGFEIVEIVVEDLLVVGLGGFLIGGILGYGATQFVHRLPERMAILLVTVLLAYGSYVLAESVGASGILATVGAGAFVDLAIEDGIGRDALEFVRDIWEGGAFLLSTVVYVLIGTQVPIASLARYLPAALFVAALVLLVRAVVVYVLVGAVNETVSSPLPRSYQHVLVWGGLHTVVPIALALGLPLWVPHREFIQAVVFGVAILGALVQGTLLPFILRATGVRNRAAGVIQPGPRRDGERP, via the coding sequence ATGACCGCCGTTCTCGAGATCCTCGTTCGAGTGTGTGGCCTACTCGCGCTCGCGCTGGGAATTAGGATCGTCGTCGACGCGTGGCTCGAGGTACCGTACTCGGTGCTCCTCATTCTGGTTGGGATGGTGATCTCGCTGCTGCGTGTCGACGTTGGAATTCAGCTCTCGAGCGACGTCATCATGGGCCTCGTTCTACCGACGATTCTGTTCAACGGGGTCGTCGAACTGGATCGAACGGTGCTGCGCGAGAACCTGACCGTCCCGCTCGTGCTGGTCGGTCTCGGCATCCCGCTGGCGGTCGTGTTGCTCGGATCGATCATCGACGTCGCGTTCGAGTTGTCGATCGGGGTTTCGCTGTTGCTCGCCGCGATCCTCGTCCCGACCGATCCTGTCGCCATCATCTCGCTGTTCGAGGAATTGGACGCACCCGAACGGTTGATCGTAGTCATCGACAGCGAGAGCCTGTTCAATGACGGCGTCGCGATCGTTCTCGTCAACCTACTACTCGCGCTCGTCGCCGGGCAGTCGGGGCCGATGTCGGGGTTCGAGATCGTCGAGATCGTCGTCGAGGATCTCCTCGTCGTCGGTCTGGGCGGCTTTCTAATCGGGGGCATCCTCGGATACGGGGCCACGCAGTTCGTCCACCGACTCCCCGAGCGGATGGCGATCCTGCTGGTCACGGTCCTGCTCGCGTATGGCAGCTACGTCCTCGCCGAGAGCGTCGGCGCGAGCGGCATCCTCGCGACGGTCGGCGCCGGAGCGTTCGTGGACCTAGCTATCGAGGACGGGATCGGCCGCGACGCGCTCGAATTCGTCCGCGATATCTGGGAGGGCGGGGCGTTCCTGCTGTCGACGGTCGTCTACGTGCTCATCGGGACACAGGTTCCGATCGCCAGCCTCGCCCGGTATCTGCCGGCTGCGCTTTTCGTCGCCGCTCTCGTCTTGCTCGTCCGGGCAGTGGTCGTCTACGTCCTCGTGGGCGCGGTCAACGAAACCGTCTCGAGCCCGCTTCCCCGCAGCTACCAGCACGTCCTCGTCTGGGGCGGGTTGCACACCGTCGTCCCGATCGCGCTGGCGCTCGGGCTCCCGCTGTGGGTCCCCCACCGCGAGTTCATCCAGGCTGTGGTCTTCGGCGTCGCCATCCTCGGTGCGCTCGTCCAGGGAACGTTGCTCCCGTTCATCCTCCGTGCCACCGGCGTCCGAAATCGGGCAGCGGGAGTGATCCAACCGGGGCCGCGTCGCGACGGGGAGCGGCCGTAG
- a CDS encoding CNNM domain-containing protein codes for MDPFEIGLRLLAGIGLILANAFFVAIEFALTRVRQYPESAFDEPGLRRAWEMTDDLEIYLTSCQVGISATSIAVGIVAEPALATIISPIFENTALASASAGAVLAFVIINLLHLTHGEQTPTYLGVERTKFVARYGATPLYWFAWLLSPVIWLGDAVAKWTLRRFDIEMTGAWLETETEIIETRAELRNRLTSILERGDVPDDRREEIINAFTVGERPVEDDMTAIEDVTFLSTSASVEENLDRIGLSPHTRFPLIDETPEAFVGIVYAPTVVDRIDDLRSGDVTFEEIATPPVTLPIDMHVSDAIDELQAAHQELALVEADGEVVGLVTATDALEALVGAFEDPLEGTDLPAE; via the coding sequence ATGGATCCCTTCGAAATCGGACTCCGGTTACTCGCCGGAATCGGGCTCATCCTGGCGAACGCCTTTTTCGTCGCGATCGAGTTCGCGCTCACCCGGGTCCGACAGTATCCTGAGTCGGCGTTCGACGAGCCGGGACTGCGGCGAGCCTGGGAGATGACCGATGACCTCGAGATTTACCTGACCAGCTGTCAGGTGGGGATCAGCGCCACCAGTATCGCCGTCGGAATCGTCGCGGAACCGGCGCTCGCAACGATCATCAGTCCGATCTTCGAGAACACCGCGCTCGCATCCGCGAGCGCGGGCGCCGTCCTCGCGTTCGTCATCATCAACCTCCTCCATCTCACCCACGGCGAACAGACGCCGACCTACCTCGGTGTCGAGCGGACGAAGTTCGTCGCCAGGTACGGGGCCACGCCGCTGTACTGGTTCGCGTGGCTGCTCTCGCCCGTGATCTGGCTGGGAGACGCCGTCGCGAAGTGGACGCTGCGCCGGTTCGACATCGAGATGACCGGCGCGTGGCTCGAGACCGAAACAGAGATCATCGAGACCCGCGCCGAACTCCGGAATCGACTCACGTCGATCCTCGAGCGGGGCGACGTTCCCGACGACCGTCGGGAGGAGATCATCAACGCGTTCACAGTCGGCGAGCGGCCGGTCGAGGACGATATGACCGCCATCGAGGACGTCACGTTTCTCTCGACGAGCGCATCGGTCGAGGAGAACCTCGACCGGATCGGCTTGAGTCCCCACACCCGGTTTCCGCTGATCGACGAGACGCCCGAGGCGTTCGTCGGGATCGTCTACGCTCCGACGGTCGTCGACCGAATCGACGACCTGCGGAGCGGGGACGTCACGTTCGAAGAGATCGCGACGCCGCCGGTGACGCTTCCCATCGACATGCACGTCAGCGACGCGATCGACGAACTCCAGGCGGCCCACCAGGAACTCGCGCTCGTCGAAGCCGACGGCGAGGTCGTCGGGCTGGTGACGGCGACGGACGCCCTCGAGGCGCTGGTCGGCGCCTTCGAGGACCCGCTCGAGGGGACCGATCTCCCGGCCGAGTAG
- a CDS encoding calcium-translocating P-type ATPase, PMCA-type: protein MSEKPHERPSDRVVASLESRVDGLTDEEVRRRREEHGENDIVRGGGRSPVDIFVAQFDSALIWVLLAAAALSVWAGHAVDAILIAIIVVANGIFGFVQDYRAEQSLESLRELAAPTATVRREGEARTIDATRLVPGDVVVLRGGDVVPADGRLLEATDLEVDEASLTGESVPVSKSSTPVASETPLAERASMVYKGTSVTRGKGLTVVTGTGMETEVGGIARELAATEETRTPLQDELDALGRTLGLGVLVLSALVAPLLLLQGTPAIQAALTAVSLAVAAIPEGLPAVVTLTLALGVRQMSEENALVRRLPAVEALGAVDVVCTDKTGTLTKGQMTVSRCWVNDAVVDVDSVAEADARSDREELLLRIGALCNDSTLKDDGGDPTERALLEAADRRGFDVDELRSERPRTGEVPFSSERKWMGTVHGDVGYVKGAPEVVLENCDRILTADGPKPLTSERRERVETTVRAFGDDALRVLAMAAREEPTGAGDLADGLTFVGLAGMIDPPREEVADAIAETRRAGIDVKMVTGDNVRTARAIAESLGIGTTVLEGGEIEQMDEETLRERVASVDVFARTSPEHKVRILRALQDRGNDVAMTGDGVNDAPALKNADVGVAMGIRGTDVARQASDIVLLDDNYATIERAVERGRAIFDNVWKFVAYLLSANVAEVAIVFLASLYGYLILPAVQLLWINLLTDGLPALALGADPESGDVMDRPPRDPDRGIIDRPMLGLIGGTGAVTTVVVLALMFYALEGAAEVTAYAMTIIFTAFVFLEFAKLYVIRWLRETSTLSNPWLAAAVATSIALQLAVLYTPLNRYFGTVPLDAGDWGLIAAVVVVCLPAYLAVAVLVRRLEP from the coding sequence GTGTCCGAGAAGCCACACGAGCGCCCGTCCGACCGCGTCGTGGCATCCCTCGAATCGCGCGTCGACGGACTGACCGACGAGGAAGTGCGCCGCCGACGCGAGGAACACGGCGAGAACGACATCGTTCGGGGCGGCGGCCGATCCCCGGTCGATATCTTCGTCGCGCAGTTCGACAGCGCCCTGATCTGGGTGTTGCTGGCCGCGGCCGCCCTCTCGGTCTGGGCGGGTCACGCCGTCGACGCGATCCTGATCGCGATCATCGTCGTGGCGAACGGAATCTTCGGTTTCGTCCAGGACTACCGGGCCGAGCAGAGCCTCGAGTCGCTCAGGGAGCTGGCCGCGCCGACGGCGACGGTTCGGCGCGAGGGCGAGGCGCGAACGATCGACGCGACGAGGCTGGTCCCCGGCGACGTCGTCGTCCTGCGCGGCGGCGACGTCGTCCCCGCGGATGGGCGGCTCCTCGAGGCGACCGATCTCGAGGTCGACGAGGCCTCGCTGACCGGGGAGAGCGTCCCGGTCTCGAAATCGTCGACGCCCGTCGCGTCGGAGACGCCGCTCGCGGAGCGTGCGAGCATGGTCTACAAGGGGACGAGTGTCACCCGCGGCAAGGGCCTCACCGTCGTCACCGGGACGGGAATGGAGACCGAAGTCGGCGGGATCGCCCGCGAACTCGCCGCGACCGAGGAGACCCGGACGCCGCTGCAGGACGAACTCGACGCCCTCGGTCGAACCCTCGGGCTCGGCGTCCTCGTCCTCTCCGCGTTGGTCGCACCACTGTTGCTCCTCCAGGGCACGCCTGCGATTCAGGCCGCCCTGACGGCCGTATCGCTCGCCGTGGCCGCGATCCCCGAGGGGCTGCCGGCGGTGGTCACGCTCACGCTTGCGCTCGGCGTTCGGCAGATGTCCGAGGAAAACGCGCTCGTGCGTCGGCTGCCCGCGGTCGAGGCGCTTGGCGCCGTCGACGTCGTCTGTACCGACAAGACGGGCACGCTCACGAAAGGGCAGATGACCGTCAGCAGGTGCTGGGTGAACGACGCCGTCGTCGACGTCGACTCGGTGGCCGAGGCGGACGCGCGCTCCGACCGCGAGGAACTGCTCCTGCGGATCGGCGCACTCTGTAACGACTCGACGCTCAAGGACGACGGCGGCGATCCGACCGAGCGGGCGCTGCTCGAGGCCGCGGATCGTCGCGGGTTCGACGTCGACGAACTCCGTTCCGAGCGCCCGCGGACCGGCGAGGTGCCGTTCTCCTCGGAGCGCAAGTGGATGGGGACCGTCCACGGCGACGTCGGCTACGTCAAGGGCGCTCCCGAGGTCGTCCTCGAGAACTGCGATCGGATCCTGACCGCCGACGGGCCGAAACCGCTGACCAGCGAACGCCGCGAGCGCGTCGAGACGACGGTCCGGGCGTTCGGCGACGACGCGCTCCGCGTCCTCGCGATGGCCGCCCGCGAGGAGCCGACCGGTGCCGGCGATCTCGCCGACGGGTTGACGTTCGTGGGACTGGCCGGGATGATCGATCCGCCCCGCGAGGAGGTCGCCGACGCGATCGCGGAGACAAGGCGAGCGGGGATCGACGTGAAGATGGTGACCGGCGACAACGTCCGGACGGCGCGGGCGATCGCCGAATCGCTCGGGATCGGGACTACCGTGCTCGAGGGCGGCGAGATCGAACAGATGGATGAGGAGACGCTTCGCGAACGGGTCGCGTCCGTCGACGTCTTCGCGCGGACGTCGCCGGAACACAAGGTCCGGATCCTGCGAGCGTTACAGGACCGCGGCAACGACGTCGCGATGACCGGCGACGGGGTCAACGATGCGCCGGCGCTGAAGAACGCCGACGTCGGCGTCGCCATGGGGATTCGCGGAACGGACGTCGCCAGGCAGGCGTCGGACATCGTCCTGTTGGACGATAACTACGCGACGATCGAGCGGGCGGTCGAACGCGGGCGGGCGATCTTCGACAACGTCTGGAAGTTCGTCGCCTACCTCCTGAGCGCGAACGTCGCCGAGGTGGCGATCGTCTTCCTCGCATCGCTGTACGGCTACCTCATCCTGCCCGCCGTACAGTTGCTGTGGATCAACCTGCTGACCGACGGCCTGCCTGCGCTGGCGCTCGGCGCCGATCCCGAGAGCGGCGACGTGATGGATCGCCCGCCGCGCGATCCCGATCGAGGGATCATTGATCGACCCATGCTCGGACTCATCGGCGGGACCGGCGCCGTCACTACGGTGGTGGTGCTCGCGCTCATGTTCTACGCGCTCGAGGGGGCTGCCGAGGTCACAGCGTATGCGATGACGATAATCTTCACAGCCTTCGTCTTCCTCGAGTTCGCGAAGCTCTACGTCATCCGCTGGCTGCGCGAGACGTCGACGTTGTCGAATCCGTGGCTCGCGGCCGCCGTCGCGACGTCGATCGCCCTCCAGCTCGCGGTGCTCTACACGCCGCTGAACCGGTACTTCGGAACGGTGCCCCTCGATGCGGGAGACTGGGGACTCATCGCCGCGGTGGTCGTCGTCTGTCTCCCTGCGTACCTCGCGGTCGCCGTGCTCGTCAGGCGACTCGAGCCGTAA
- a CDS encoding DUF211 domain-containing protein: protein MSPSIRRLVLDVMKPQDPNILELADVVGDCPGVDGVNAVLVETDREVQNCKLTIEGDDIDADALEEAVTDLGGTVHSIDQVVCGERLVEQIETPQDQ, encoded by the coding sequence ATGTCGCCATCGATACGACGGCTCGTCCTCGACGTCATGAAACCGCAGGATCCGAACATCCTCGAACTCGCAGACGTGGTCGGCGACTGTCCCGGCGTCGACGGCGTCAACGCCGTTCTGGTCGAGACCGATCGCGAGGTCCAGAACTGCAAGCTCACGATCGAAGGGGACGACATCGATGCGGACGCCCTCGAGGAGGCCGTCACCGACCTCGGCGGAACGGTCCACTCGATCGATCAGGTCGTCTGCGGTGAGCGACTCGTCGAACAGATCGAAACGCCGCAGGATCAGTGA
- a CDS encoding VIT1/CCC1 transporter family protein has translation MSDVSRLRDRLDSLSALLENEEVRSISRRYFISNGFDGTLTSIGVVVGAYLSGVSDGLTVVTIGLGAAVGLGTSGVWSVWEIERAEKQAELIELERAMLTDLEDTAVQQRRAGARKINALASGIGPLIGILLPLVPFLGQGAVVSMLEATLLAIAVGVCVLFVFGAYLGSISKQNWIVAGVRMGLAGIVVAILNLFLPG, from the coding sequence GTGAGCGACGTGTCTCGGCTTCGCGACCGCCTCGATTCCCTCAGCGCGCTCCTCGAGAACGAGGAAGTCAGATCCATCTCGCGGCGGTACTTCATCTCCAACGGGTTCGACGGCACACTGACGAGCATCGGCGTCGTCGTCGGCGCCTACCTGTCGGGCGTTTCCGACGGCCTCACCGTGGTCACGATTGGTCTCGGCGCGGCCGTCGGGCTGGGAACGTCGGGCGTCTGGAGCGTCTGGGAGATCGAACGCGCCGAGAAACAGGCCGAACTGATAGAGCTCGAGCGGGCGATGCTGACCGACCTCGAGGACACGGCGGTCCAGCAGCGGCGGGCGGGCGCTCGCAAGATCAATGCGCTTGCGAGCGGAATCGGCCCGCTCATCGGCATTCTCCTGCCGCTGGTACCGTTTCTCGGGCAGGGCGCCGTCGTCTCCATGCTCGAGGCGACGCTGCTCGCCATCGCCGTCGGTGTCTGCGTGTTGTTCGTGTTCGGTGCGTATCTCGGTTCGATATCGAAGCAGAACTGGATCGTCGCGGGGGTCAGGATGGGGCTCGCGGGGATCGTCGTCGCGATTCTGAACCTGTTTCTGCCCGGCTGA
- a CDS encoding DUF7544 domain-containing protein, producing the protein MTWSAIDELRPALEATRGLLLPFDLRRWLSLAVIAFFVSGASGGNPGVSTTAGDTPRDESPVAEPPPPIADLVALPEIDLGWIVLAIGIAVAIGLVLLFLGAIMEFVFVRVVTDRDVRLRTHTREQVSNGASLLLFRIALALGIAILIAVPAVVSFLLLSPLFFGLLAVLFAPILIAVGIGIWLVHRFTADFVVPVMLLEDRGVLEAWRAFWPALQEGWKQYVVYAIVRLGLGVVAGFVAGIGFVAIGLVLAVPFGIVAVVLYLVFETALGLLSIAVLAVIAVLYALSVLVAGVTLVQVPIQTYLRYYSLFVLGSITPPFDAVRSLRSTETDRTDAG; encoded by the coding sequence ATGACCTGGTCCGCTATCGACGAGCTTCGACCGGCGTTGGAGGCGACTAGAGGGCTATTGCTTCCGTTCGATCTGCGACGGTGGCTCTCGCTCGCGGTGATCGCCTTCTTCGTATCGGGCGCCAGCGGGGGGAATCCCGGCGTTTCGACGACGGCAGGGGATACGCCGCGGGACGAGTCGCCGGTCGCCGAACCGCCACCGCCGATCGCCGACCTCGTCGCACTCCCCGAAATCGATCTCGGCTGGATCGTTCTGGCGATCGGCATCGCCGTGGCGATCGGGCTCGTACTACTCTTCCTCGGGGCGATCATGGAGTTCGTGTTCGTTCGAGTCGTCACCGACCGCGACGTCCGATTGCGAACGCACACGCGGGAACAGGTCTCCAACGGTGCGTCGCTGCTTCTGTTTCGGATCGCGCTCGCCCTCGGCATCGCGATACTGATCGCAGTTCCGGCCGTCGTTTCTTTTCTCTTGCTCTCCCCGCTCTTCTTCGGGCTGCTAGCGGTCCTCTTCGCGCCGATTCTCATCGCGGTCGGTATCGGTATCTGGCTCGTCCACCGGTTCACGGCCGACTTCGTCGTTCCGGTGATGCTCCTCGAGGACAGGGGGGTCCTCGAGGCGTGGCGCGCGTTTTGGCCGGCCCTGCAGGAGGGGTGGAAGCAGTACGTCGTGTACGCGATCGTTCGCCTCGGGCTCGGCGTGGTCGCGGGATTCGTCGCGGGCATCGGATTCGTTGCTATCGGTCTCGTCCTCGCCGTCCCGTTCGGAATCGTCGCAGTCGTCCTCTATCTCGTCTTCGAAACGGCGCTCGGATTGCTATCGATCGCGGTACTGGCCGTGATAGCCGTCTTGTACGCGCTGTCGGTGCTCGTTGCGGGGGTGACACTCGTCCAGGTCCCAATCCAGACCTACCTTCGATACTACTCGTTGTTCGTGCTCGGCAGCATCACCCCGCCGTTCGACGCGGTGCGTTCGCTTCGGTCGACGGAGACGGATCGGACCGATGCGGGGTAG
- a CDS encoding pyridoxamine 5'-phosphate oxidase family protein → MDRVEYVYTIGMTDEEVEDRLERVDTGVLALAADGDAYAVPVAHHYDAGSLYVRLSTDGSSTKLSHLEDTETACFTMYDVSGSGDSWSIVVTGPLRKLTGRERAQFDETTVNESFLELRIFDEDVAAVDLEIYELEIESITGRRTGD, encoded by the coding sequence ATGGATCGAGTCGAGTACGTCTACACGATCGGGATGACCGACGAAGAGGTCGAAGACCGCCTCGAGCGCGTCGACACCGGGGTGCTCGCGCTCGCGGCCGACGGCGACGCGTACGCGGTTCCCGTCGCACACCACTACGACGCGGGCTCGCTCTACGTCCGACTGTCGACCGACGGCTCGAGTACGAAACTCTCGCATCTCGAGGACACGGAGACCGCGTGTTTCACGATGTACGACGTCAGCGGGTCCGGCGACTCCTGGAGCATCGTCGTCACCGGACCCCTTCGAAAGCTGACCGGGCGAGAGCGGGCGCAGTTCGACGAGACGACGGTCAACGAGTCGTTCCTCGAGCTTCGGATCTTCGACGAGGACGTCGCGGCGGTCGACCTCGAGATCTACGAATTGGAGATCGAGTCGATCACCGGTCGGCGGACCGGCGACTGA
- a CDS encoding helix-turn-helix domain-containing protein — protein sequence MSLYEASFRLKHECPYRKISERYPDLTIREWYLSDCQVLEITSAEAPTDELLAEIETIGTVLHESIDDSGLHVVTQSCLCSLEGSILERFEEHDCLYQPPTIHRQGWEHYTVIAFDESDVRALLRDLEADRDIELLSKTAITEQGIPHSMLAPVDQLFDDLTDRQLAALQLALENGYYEQPRKTSLRELASQTSVARSTYEEHLRKAENKLMANAGTYLRLVTSGTGADPLGTGRAEAPEQRAD from the coding sequence ATGAGTCTGTACGAGGCCTCGTTTCGATTGAAGCACGAGTGTCCCTACCGGAAGATTTCGGAACGCTATCCCGATCTCACGATCCGAGAGTGGTACCTGAGCGACTGTCAGGTGCTCGAGATCACCTCGGCGGAGGCGCCGACCGACGAGTTACTGGCGGAGATCGAGACGATCGGAACAGTTCTCCACGAGTCGATCGACGACTCGGGTCTTCACGTCGTCACTCAGTCCTGTCTCTGCTCGCTCGAGGGGTCGATCCTGGAGCGGTTCGAGGAACACGATTGCCTCTACCAGCCGCCGACGATTCACCGCCAGGGCTGGGAACACTACACGGTGATCGCATTCGACGAATCCGACGTGCGGGCGCTGTTGCGGGACCTCGAGGCGGATCGAGATATCGAACTGCTCTCCAAGACCGCAATCACGGAGCAAGGGATTCCGCACAGTATGTTGGCACCGGTCGATCAACTGTTCGACGACCTGACCGACCGCCAGTTGGCGGCGCTACAACTGGCGCTGGAGAACGGCTACTACGAACAGCCACGAAAGACGTCGCTTCGGGAACTGGCCTCGCAGACGTCGGTGGCCCGCTCGACTTACGAGGAACACCTCCGGAAGGCGGAGAACAAGCTCATGGCGAACGCCGGCACGTACCTGCGGTTGGTGACGTCGGGGACTGGGGCGGATCCGCTGGGTACAGGCCGGGCGGAAGCGCCCGAACAGCGGGCCGACTGA
- a CDS encoding MBL fold metallo-hydrolase — protein MTGISPTELSNQLLDDGDVLVLDIRHRDDYEEWHVPDSINVDVYDELTDDPETAKDDLADLPDDREIVTVCAAGVVSQTATEVLREMGYDASTLADGMNGWSRVHRSTPVPTDLEGTLVQVARPGKGCLSHVLISNGDAAVFDPSHYLEEYDEIIDARDAELVGVFDTHAHADHVSGGAELAERHDVPYYLHPRDAFEIDATSIEDGDAIEIGSVDVEVIHTPGHSEGSVSFDLEGEALITGDTLFHESVGRVELGVEAGIEDSDVEGNAATLYESLQRLLDRPDDAIVLPAHDPGSPEPPVTATLSEVRERNDDLARDREEFVETLASDIPDHPPNFERVKRTNVGREDVPDGELSELELGPNRCAAE, from the coding sequence ATGACTGGAATCAGTCCGACCGAGCTCAGTAATCAGTTACTCGACGACGGAGACGTGCTCGTGCTCGATATCCGTCACCGGGACGACTACGAGGAGTGGCACGTTCCCGACAGTATCAACGTCGACGTCTACGACGAACTGACCGACGACCCGGAGACGGCGAAAGACGACCTCGCAGACCTCCCGGACGACCGCGAGATCGTCACCGTCTGCGCTGCAGGAGTCGTTTCGCAGACCGCGACGGAGGTCCTGCGAGAGATGGGCTACGACGCCAGCACGCTCGCCGACGGCATGAACGGATGGAGTCGCGTTCACCGGAGCACGCCCGTCCCGACCGACCTCGAGGGAACGCTCGTGCAGGTCGCCCGTCCCGGGAAGGGATGTCTCTCCCACGTTCTGATCTCGAACGGCGACGCCGCCGTGTTCGATCCCTCCCATTACCTCGAGGAGTACGACGAGATTATCGACGCCCGCGACGCCGAACTCGTCGGTGTCTTCGATACGCACGCCCACGCCGACCACGTCTCCGGTGGTGCGGAACTCGCCGAGAGACACGACGTTCCATACTATCTTCATCCGAGGGACGCGTTCGAGATCGATGCGACTTCGATCGAAGACGGCGACGCGATCGAGATCGGATCGGTCGACGTCGAGGTCATCCACACGCCCGGTCACAGCGAGGGCAGCGTCTCGTTCGATCTCGAGGGCGAGGCCCTGATCACGGGCGATACGCTCTTCCACGAGAGCGTCGGCCGCGTTGAACTCGGCGTCGAAGCCGGCATAGAGGATTCCGACGTCGAAGGGAACGCCGCGACGCTCTACGAGAGCCTCCAACGGTTGCTGGATCGGCCGGACGATGCGATCGTTCTTCCGGCACACGATCCAGGATCGCCCGAGCCACCGGTGACCGCGACGTTGAGCGAGGTTCGAGAACGGAACGATGATCTCGCTCGTGATCGGGAGGAGTTCGTCGAGACGCTCGCTTCGGACATTCCGGACCATCCGCCGAACTTCGAG